The proteins below come from a single Prolixibacter sp. NT017 genomic window:
- a CDS encoding inorganic phosphate transporter yields MESFYLILVIILFALAASDLIVGVSNDAVNFLNSAIGSKAAPKWLILGVAGLGVLIGATFSSGMMEVARKGIFHPDMFAFSEIMTVFLAVMITDIILLDMFNTFGLPTSTTVSIVFELLGSAVAVAAVKIKEASGSMVELAQYINTEKALAIISGILVSVVIAFTVGTIVQWFTRLVFTFKYEKKIRYIGSMFGGFGFAVITYFIVIKGAKGASWLTPENVAYLTHNMWTILFFSFIGWTILLQILQFIFKKFDVLKFIVLVGTFALAMAFAGNDLVNFIGVPLAGFESFKAWMAAGAVNPDGFTMNILNQPVRTDTYMLLIAGLIMIGTLIASRKAKSVVATTVDLARQAEGDERFGSSYASRALVRSSIRTGDRLKRILGSRVTNWIDSRFEAVPIDDTNPDRPHFDKIRAASNLVVASVLITIGTNLKLPLSTTYVTFMVAMGTSLADRAWDRESAVYRISGVFTVVGGWFLTAFVAFTVSLIIATLISLGGQYMIFVFAAVAAIMVIRTYVFFRKREAKKLEEEDFPEATVEVEKVLDKSNQKVTNAIISTSKAYFLALESFFAQNRKQLAQIDRDVEEFNQKARKLKANISKVVQKLQKDSVETGHFYVQIVDYLREMAHSIKYVVGPLHQHVENNHKPFNEDQVEDLTKFSSQITDFLNFALHIIKESEFDQIEELIAKRQVIIDNIRDLEKNQIRRIKKKEVNSRNSVLFFNVMSETKNLLLQTVNMVKSTRDFITHSTMEQQ; encoded by the coding sequence ATGGAAAGCTTTTATCTAATCCTTGTAATTATCCTGTTTGCTTTGGCTGCTTCCGACCTGATTGTCGGGGTAAGTAACGATGCCGTTAACTTCCTGAATTCAGCCATAGGTTCCAAAGCCGCTCCCAAATGGCTCATTTTGGGTGTCGCCGGTTTAGGTGTTCTTATCGGAGCAACTTTTTCCAGCGGTATGATGGAGGTCGCCCGTAAAGGGATCTTCCATCCTGACATGTTTGCTTTTTCCGAAATTATGACCGTTTTCCTTGCGGTGATGATAACGGATATCATCCTGCTTGACATGTTCAATACGTTTGGTTTACCTACGTCTACAACCGTATCCATCGTTTTCGAACTTTTAGGTTCGGCTGTAGCGGTGGCTGCTGTTAAGATCAAAGAAGCCTCTGGTTCAATGGTAGAACTCGCTCAGTATATCAATACTGAAAAAGCACTCGCCATTATTTCCGGTATCCTGGTATCGGTAGTCATCGCTTTTACGGTCGGAACCATCGTCCAATGGTTTACCCGACTGGTATTCACCTTTAAGTACGAAAAGAAAATTCGTTACATCGGTTCCATGTTCGGAGGATTCGGCTTTGCCGTTATTACCTATTTCATTGTCATCAAAGGTGCAAAAGGTGCCTCATGGTTGACACCCGAAAATGTTGCTTATCTCACACACAACATGTGGACGATTCTCTTTTTCAGCTTCATCGGGTGGACCATTTTACTGCAAATTCTCCAGTTCATTTTCAAGAAGTTCGATGTTCTCAAGTTCATTGTGCTGGTAGGAACCTTCGCGTTAGCTATGGCTTTCGCCGGAAACGATTTGGTGAACTTTATCGGGGTACCGCTTGCCGGATTCGAATCGTTCAAAGCGTGGATGGCCGCCGGTGCCGTTAATCCGGATGGATTCACCATGAACATCCTCAACCAACCGGTGAGAACCGATACCTACATGCTGCTGATCGCCGGCCTCATCATGATTGGAACGCTTATCGCCTCCCGAAAAGCAAAATCGGTGGTTGCTACAACTGTGGATTTGGCCCGTCAGGCTGAAGGCGACGAGCGCTTTGGTTCTTCCTACGCATCACGTGCCCTGGTACGCTCTTCTATTCGCACCGGCGATAGATTGAAACGCATCCTGGGAAGCCGGGTTACCAACTGGATCGACAGCCGTTTCGAAGCTGTTCCGATAGACGATACGAATCCGGACCGACCTCATTTCGATAAAATCAGGGCGGCCAGTAACCTGGTTGTTGCATCGGTATTGATTACCATCGGTACCAACCTGAAATTACCCCTTTCAACAACCTATGTTACCTTCATGGTAGCCATGGGTACTTCGTTGGCCGACCGCGCCTGGGATCGTGAATCGGCCGTTTACCGAATTTCAGGTGTCTTCACGGTAGTAGGAGGTTGGTTCCTGACCGCTTTTGTTGCTTTCACTGTTTCACTCATCATTGCTACCCTGATTTCACTCGGTGGACAGTACATGATTTTTGTCTTTGCTGCTGTTGCCGCTATTATGGTGATTCGCACCTATGTATTCTTCCGCAAACGCGAAGCTAAAAAGCTGGAAGAAGAAGATTTCCCGGAAGCAACCGTAGAAGTAGAAAAGGTGCTGGATAAGTCCAATCAGAAAGTAACCAACGCGATTATTTCCACATCGAAAGCTTACTTCCTTGCACTGGAAAGTTTCTTTGCCCAAAACCGGAAACAACTGGCACAGATTGATCGCGACGTGGAAGAGTTCAACCAGAAAGCGAGAAAGCTGAAAGCCAACATTTCAAAGGTGGTGCAAAAATTACAGAAAGATTCGGTTGAAACCGGACATTTCTACGTGCAAATTGTTGATTACCTGCGCGAAATGGCTCACTCAATCAAATACGTAGTTGGTCCGTTGCACCAGCATGTAGAGAATAATCACAAGCCTTTCAATGAAGATCAGGTTGAAGATTTAACCAAGTTCAGTTCGCAAATTACCGACTTCCTGAATTTTGCTCTTCACATTATTAAAGAAAGCGAGTTCGATCAAATTGAAGAACTGATTGCCAAACGACAAGTCATCATCGATAACATCCGCGATTTGGAGAAAAACCAGATTCGCCGTATCAAGAAGAAAGAAGTCAATAGCCGCAACTCGGTTCTGTTTTTCAATGTGATGTCAGAAACCAAAAACCTGTTGCTGCAAACTGTTAACATGGTCAAATCGACCCGTGATTTTATCACACATTCAACAATGGAACAACAATAA
- a CDS encoding cell wall metabolism sensor histidine kinase WalK produces the protein MNTSSPRRMSVLLSVSLTLVFTLLLASSFFLHVTYWYWSFLFVPVFFGIAYLLIHYILNHLIYDKITPIYKTIREVPVEGKKQLKRQEGSSDIISQVNMEVKAWASEKLSEIERLRDLEKYRKDFLGNVSHELKTPIFNIQGYVLTLLDGGMDDPKINRLYLERTERSIDRMISIVEDLESITKLESGELKLNWETFDIVKLTEDVFELELMEAQERRISLLFQQTNTKPLWVLADKKRIFEAVSNLVMNGLKYGKKGGYVKVGFFDMDDHVLVEVSDNGIGIAKQDLPRIFERFYRVDKSRSRQQGGTGLGLAIVKHIIEAHDQTIQVRSVLDKGTTFTFTLEKGTPGK, from the coding sequence ATGAATACTTCCTCACCAAGAAGGATGTCGGTGTTACTATCGGTATCCCTCACACTCGTTTTCACGCTTTTATTGGCAAGCTCTTTCTTTCTGCACGTAACCTACTGGTACTGGAGTTTTCTCTTCGTTCCGGTTTTTTTCGGAATCGCATATTTATTGATTCATTATATTCTGAATCACCTGATATACGATAAAATTACCCCAATTTACAAAACCATTCGGGAAGTTCCGGTTGAAGGAAAGAAACAATTGAAACGGCAGGAAGGCAGCTCCGATATTATTTCGCAGGTAAACATGGAAGTAAAAGCCTGGGCCAGCGAAAAGCTTTCGGAAATTGAGCGCCTTCGTGATTTGGAAAAATACCGGAAAGATTTTTTGGGTAACGTTTCGCATGAGCTGAAAACCCCGATTTTTAATATTCAGGGGTACGTTCTCACGTTACTCGACGGTGGAATGGACGACCCGAAAATCAATCGATTGTACCTGGAACGTACCGAGAGAAGTATCGACCGAATGATTAGTATTGTGGAAGATCTGGAGTCAATCACCAAATTAGAGTCGGGTGAGTTGAAGCTGAACTGGGAGACTTTCGACATTGTGAAACTGACGGAAGACGTATTTGAGCTGGAGCTGATGGAGGCCCAGGAACGCCGCATTTCACTTCTTTTCCAGCAAACCAATACGAAGCCGCTTTGGGTGCTGGCCGATAAGAAACGCATCTTCGAGGCGGTTAGCAACCTGGTGATGAATGGACTGAAATACGGAAAGAAAGGCGGCTATGTAAAAGTAGGGTTCTTCGATATGGATGACCACGTACTGGTGGAAGTGAGCGATAATGGAATTGGAATTGCCAAGCAGGATCTACCCCGTATTTTTGAACGTTTTTACCGTGTCGATAAAAGTCGTTCGCGGCAGCAGGGAGGTACCGGCCTTGGACTGGCGATTGTTAAACATATTATTGAAGCACATGACCAAACCATACAGGTGAGGAGTGTTCTCGATAAAGGAACTACTTTTACGTTTACGTTAGAAAAGGGCACTCCGGGCAAATAA
- a CDS encoding response regulator transcription factor: MAEKENNYKILLVDDEEDILEFISYNLEREGFKVYSARNGVEAIKMAEKKKPDLIILDVMMPEMDGIVACEEIRKIPSCKDTVIAFLTARGEDYSQIAGFEAGADDYITKPIRPKVLISRVKALLKRSGVAAAEAAAPEQIITIGNLTIDKERYLLKIDDKEMILPRKEFELLSLLVSKPEKVFTREEIYNAVWGENVIVGDRTIDVHIRKLREKIGNDHIKTLKGIGYKFVN; this comes from the coding sequence ATGGCAGAAAAAGAAAATAACTACAAAATTCTCCTGGTAGACGACGAAGAAGACATTCTTGAATTTATCAGCTACAACCTCGAGCGCGAAGGTTTTAAGGTGTATTCGGCCAGGAATGGAGTGGAAGCCATTAAGATGGCTGAAAAGAAGAAACCGGATCTGATTATTCTGGATGTCATGATGCCTGAAATGGATGGTATCGTGGCTTGTGAAGAAATCCGAAAGATTCCGTCATGTAAGGATACCGTGATTGCTTTCCTGACAGCACGTGGTGAAGATTATTCACAGATTGCCGGTTTCGAGGCGGGAGCCGATGATTACATCACCAAGCCCATCCGGCCGAAGGTGCTCATCAGTCGTGTTAAAGCGCTGCTGAAGCGCTCAGGCGTTGCTGCAGCCGAGGCCGCTGCTCCCGAACAAATTATCACAATTGGTAACCTAACGATTGATAAAGAGCGTTATCTGCTCAAAATCGATGATAAGGAGATGATTCTTCCCCGAAAGGAATTTGAATTGCTGTCGTTGTTGGTTTCTAAGCCTGAAAAGGTATTTACCCGCGAAGAGATTTATAATGCCGTATGGGGAGAAAACGTGATTGTCGGTGATCGTACCATTGACGTGCATATCAGGAAATTACGAGAGAAGATAGGTAACGATCATATCAAAACTCTGAAAGGTATTGGTTATAAGTTTGTGAATTAA
- a CDS encoding SPOR domain-containing protein, whose protein sequence is MKRFVIAVMVIVVAFSYSCKKKEKPAPPPPAPPKIETPKPKPKPVVKPEPVVKDEGVNLDDKYFVVVNSYTIPEIARERSKEWSKKGFNPRVIMRNMDGYYRLAVKSFNDYSDAMAAALKLRKEYPEFKDAWVMNRSNKIEDEE, encoded by the coding sequence ATGAAGAGATTTGTGATTGCCGTAATGGTCATTGTTGTTGCTTTTTCCTATTCATGTAAGAAAAAGGAGAAGCCGGCACCGCCACCTCCGGCACCGCCAAAAATCGAGACTCCCAAGCCAAAACCCAAGCCGGTAGTCAAGCCAGAACCGGTGGTAAAGGACGAAGGGGTTAATCTCGATGATAAGTATTTTGTGGTAGTAAATAGCTATACGATTCCGGAAATTGCCCGTGAAAGGAGTAAGGAATGGAGCAAGAAGGGATTCAACCCCCGGGTGATTATGCGGAATATGGACGGCTATTATCGGTTGGCTGTTAAATCGTTTAACGATTACTCCGACGCCATGGCCGCCGCATTAAAGCTTCGGAAGGAATACCCGGAGTTTAAAGATGCCTGGGTGATGAATCGCTCAAACAAAATTGAAGATGAGGAATAA
- the rpoN gene encoding RNA polymerase factor sigma-54, whose product MQKLSLQQKLLQKLSPQQIQVIKLLEIPTMQLEQRIKKELEENPVLDMDNDNSEYQEEEYDNDLKSNEDKDNDEFSVDDYLNDEDYPSYKYTAQNYSKDDKFTEIPFSSGSSFHEYVEQQLSEVYLSEHELVLAEQIIGNIDEDGYLRRDLESIMDDLAFMQNVTTDEFELLRILRVIQEFEPPGVGARNLRECLRLQMERKDLSKTEIQLASRILRDTFDEFTRKHYDKITRKFGVSEDELKRAIDEILKLNPKPGSSFSNTINRTNQSIIPDFILELMDGELQLSLNQRNVPDLHINGHYANMLKAYQENRKNLSRQDKDTVMFMKQKLDSAKWFIDAIRQRQQTLLLVMNEIIDYQKEYFMEGDETKMRPMILKDIADRTGLDISTVSRVSNSKYIQTHFGIFPLKYFFSESMQKDTGEEVSTREIKQILKECIEGEDKRKPLTDQALAEILKQKSYPIARRTVAKYREQMDIPVARMRKEL is encoded by the coding sequence ATGCAAAAATTAAGTCTTCAACAGAAATTGCTGCAAAAGCTTTCTCCACAGCAGATACAAGTTATCAAGCTGTTGGAGATTCCTACGATGCAGTTGGAGCAACGCATCAAGAAAGAGCTGGAAGAAAACCCGGTACTGGATATGGACAATGATAATTCCGAGTACCAGGAAGAGGAATACGACAACGATCTGAAGTCGAATGAAGATAAGGACAATGATGAATTCTCGGTAGACGACTACCTGAACGACGAAGATTACCCGTCGTACAAATACACGGCCCAGAATTATTCAAAGGACGACAAATTCACCGAAATACCTTTCTCATCCGGTTCATCGTTTCACGAGTACGTTGAGCAACAATTGAGCGAGGTTTATCTTTCGGAGCACGAGTTAGTGCTGGCAGAGCAGATCATTGGTAATATCGACGAAGACGGCTATTTGCGCCGCGATTTGGAGTCGATTATGGATGATTTGGCATTCATGCAGAATGTCACCACCGACGAGTTCGAGTTATTGCGCATTCTCCGTGTCATCCAGGAATTTGAACCTCCGGGCGTAGGAGCACGGAACCTGCGGGAATGTCTGCGTTTGCAGATGGAGAGGAAAGACCTCTCGAAAACGGAAATACAACTGGCATCCCGGATTCTTCGTGACACATTCGACGAATTCACGCGCAAGCATTACGATAAGATTACCCGGAAATTCGGCGTTTCGGAAGACGAGCTGAAAAGAGCCATCGATGAAATATTAAAGCTGAATCCGAAGCCGGGAAGTTCGTTTAGCAATACAATTAATCGCACAAACCAATCCATCATCCCCGATTTCATTCTGGAGTTGATGGATGGCGAATTACAGCTTTCGCTGAACCAGCGGAATGTGCCTGATCTTCATATCAACGGGCATTATGCCAATATGCTCAAAGCTTACCAGGAAAACCGGAAAAACCTAAGCCGTCAGGACAAGGATACGGTCATGTTCATGAAGCAAAAGCTCGATTCGGCCAAGTGGTTCATCGACGCTATTCGCCAACGACAGCAAACGTTGTTACTGGTTATGAACGAAATCATCGACTACCAGAAGGAATATTTCATGGAAGGCGATGAAACCAAAATGCGTCCGATGATCCTGAAAGACATTGCCGACAGAACCGGCCTGGATATTTCAACGGTTTCGCGCGTTTCGAACAGCAAGTACATTCAAACGCATTTTGGAATTTTCCCGCTTAAATATTTCTTTTCCGAATCGATGCAAAAAGACACGGGAGAGGAAGTCTCTACCCGGGAAATAAAGCAAATACTAAAGGAGTGCATTGAAGGAGAGGACAAACGAAAGCCTCTGACCGATCAGGCTCTGGCCGAAATTCTGAAGCAGAAGTCTTACCCAATTGCACGCCGTACTGTTGCCAAATACCGCGAACAGATGGACATTCCGGTCGCCCGTATGCGAAAAGAGTTGTAA
- the asnS gene encoding asparagine--tRNA ligase — MKKNQIIDILKSGQVGAEITVKGWVRTRRGSKNVSFIALNDGSTINNLQVVADAENFAEEILKHINTGAAIAAIGKLVESAGSGQSVELQAEKIEIIGKADPDKYPIQPKRHTLEFLRDVAHLRPRTATYSAIFRIRHKLIFAIHNFFNERGFYNIHTPIITSSDAEGAGEMFRVTTLPMNDLPKTEDGGIDYSEDFFGKSTNLTVSGQLEGELFAMAMSRIYTFGPTFRAENSNTSRHLAEFWMIEPEVAFFDLNDNMDLAEEFLQYLIRYALDNCMDDLQFLSKRLQEEEKNKPADQRSMELIEKLKFVADNEFVRLTYTEAIDILKNSKQNKKGKFQYPIEGFGTDLQSEHERYLVEKKFQKPVILTDYPKEIKAFYMRMNDDNQTVAAMDVLFPQIGEIIGGSQREERLEVLESRMAEMNIPADEMQWYLDTRRFGGCQHAGFGLGFERLVQFVTGMGNIRDVIPFPRTPKNCEF, encoded by the coding sequence ATGAAGAAGAATCAAATTATTGACATTCTGAAATCGGGCCAGGTTGGCGCCGAAATTACAGTGAAAGGTTGGGTTAGAACCCGTCGCGGCAGTAAAAATGTAAGTTTCATCGCTTTAAATGACGGCTCAACCATCAATAATTTGCAGGTGGTAGCTGATGCTGAAAACTTTGCGGAAGAGATTCTGAAGCACATTAATACAGGCGCGGCCATTGCTGCAATCGGAAAATTGGTAGAGTCGGCAGGAAGCGGTCAGTCGGTTGAACTACAGGCTGAAAAAATTGAAATCATCGGTAAAGCCGATCCGGATAAATATCCGATTCAGCCCAAGCGTCATACGCTCGAATTTTTGCGCGATGTAGCACACTTACGTCCACGTACAGCAACTTACAGCGCCATTTTTCGTATCCGGCATAAATTGATTTTTGCTATCCACAACTTCTTCAACGAACGTGGATTTTACAATATTCATACACCGATTATCACCAGTTCTGACGCTGAAGGAGCCGGCGAAATGTTCCGGGTAACCACTTTACCCATGAACGATCTTCCCAAAACCGAAGATGGCGGAATTGATTACAGCGAAGATTTCTTCGGAAAATCAACCAATCTAACAGTTTCGGGTCAGTTGGAAGGCGAATTATTCGCTATGGCGATGTCACGTATTTACACGTTCGGTCCTACATTCCGTGCCGAAAATTCCAACACTTCGCGTCACCTCGCTGAGTTCTGGATGATTGAGCCGGAAGTTGCTTTCTTCGACCTGAACGATAACATGGATTTGGCCGAAGAGTTCCTGCAATACCTCATCCGCTATGCGCTGGATAATTGCATGGACGACCTGCAGTTCCTCAGCAAACGGCTTCAGGAAGAAGAGAAGAATAAGCCGGCCGACCAACGTTCGATGGAATTAATCGAGAAGCTGAAGTTTGTGGCCGACAACGAATTTGTTCGTTTGACGTATACCGAAGCCATCGACATTCTGAAGAATTCGAAACAGAACAAGAAAGGTAAATTCCAGTATCCAATCGAAGGATTCGGAACCGACCTGCAGAGTGAGCACGAGCGCTACCTGGTAGAGAAGAAATTCCAGAAGCCTGTCATCCTGACCGATTATCCGAAAGAAATCAAAGCATTCTACATGCGTATGAATGACGATAATCAAACAGTTGCCGCCATGGATGTTCTCTTCCCGCAGATTGGTGAAATCATTGGTGGTTCGCAACGTGAAGAACGCTTAGAGGTGCTGGAAAGCCGCATGGCAGAAATGAACATTCCGGCCGACGAAATGCAGTGGTACCTGGATACCCGTCGTTTTGGCGGATGCCAGCACGCAGGATTCGGATTGGGCTTTGAACGTCTCGTTCAATTCGTAACCGGAATGGGTAACATTCGCGACGTCATTCCATTCCCGCGTACGCCGAAAAACTGTGAATTTTAA